The Alteromonas gilva genome has a window encoding:
- a CDS encoding YqgE/AlgH family protein: MTELKSLANHFLIAMPSMQDPFFSRSLTYICEHNDDGAMGLVVNQPTNMTLKELLEQADEDAQVDEEKGQQVVLAGGPVSQERGFILHSPQPGWSSSLGLTSEIMVTTSKDILSALGNHRGPEQAIITLGYAGWSAGQLEQEIQQNSWLTIEADPKILFDTPIHQRWQLAVNSLGVDVWQLAPEVGHA; encoded by the coding sequence ATGACAGAACTTAAAAGTCTGGCGAATCATTTTTTGATTGCCATGCCGTCAATGCAAGACCCGTTTTTTTCCAGAAGCCTGACCTACATTTGCGAACATAATGATGATGGCGCAATGGGGTTGGTGGTTAATCAACCGACTAATATGACCCTTAAAGAATTGTTGGAACAAGCCGACGAAGACGCGCAAGTCGACGAAGAAAAAGGCCAGCAAGTGGTATTGGCGGGCGGTCCCGTCAGTCAGGAGCGAGGATTTATTTTGCATAGTCCGCAGCCGGGCTGGAGTTCCAGTCTGGGCCTTACTTCGGAAATCATGGTCACGACATCAAAAGACATATTAAGTGCTTTGGGCAACCACCGGGGGCCTGAGCAGGCCATAATTACACTCGGTTACGCTGGGTGGAGCGCCGGCCAGCTTGAGCAGGAAATTCAGCAAAACTCGTGGCTAACCATCGAGGCTGATCCAAAGATATTGTTCGACACGCCTATCCACCAGCGCTGGCAACTGGCCGTTAATAGCCTTGGCGTTGATGTATGGCAGCTTGCGCCCGAGGTGGGACATGCCTGA